In Electrophorus electricus isolate fEleEle1 chromosome 1, fEleEle1.pri, whole genome shotgun sequence, a single window of DNA contains:
- the srrm2 gene encoding serine/arginine repetitive matrix protein 2 isoform X2, translating to MYNGIGLTTPRGSGTNGYVQRNLSSVRAKRNRDERGGLKDEKDRERLESQLNRQPNADILEHQRKRQLEVKCAELQDMMEEQGYSAEEIDEKVNSFRMMLQEKQEPPPPPTEKPTVTETHALAAANQQKNDRLRAAFGIDADYVDGSSFHPDRKEREKEKREQEKLEREKQQQQQQQQQQQQQQQRYQLEESEESDSSTRKQSRKKKRKKGKSRESSESPSPSPRREKKKSKKKKKKREELVESDKVSSSEDRQVSKRKRKSSRNDTPPLTKSRKKRSASSSSAHSDSPAPPKERQQNRPVTRPEESRKGRSPGRRGHGRHDESPDRREGRERSPRHSRSLERNKRDREKEREREKEKAARGRHDSLSPSPPPKQQRDRRPRSEEQEKAPPRRRHDSSSHSPSPRQQKEGKQRSTEKEREEERRKTDRQQRRHDSSSSPSPQKDRAWRGRSSEKEKRPSPTAHLDRARDGGRDRDRQRDRGGVPTSRKDDRGRGSDKVREREGAGTSDSASPARCSPPSRPKQKETERNRDREEQREREEARRREDKRRKERDSGREEASGSGRQPSNGKHSEERPLGRDGEIDRRTERDKVPVERNDKGVRDGEERLGRARDQSLQEEERDKEQMKPGKRQDKKEEEVKKSKTKAASSSSGSSGSSDSSSSSDSDSDSSSSSSSSSSSSSSSSSSSSSSSSSDDEKKEKAATDGNSGFGKLVPHALMAQAVAQREEKGGREVETEREKTSPAERRSAVSTPAQPVHAPQIRDEERDKGGRETTRDRRLTPSTPPQRAAQRESHLERERDRGKERYTPTEISSPPPSPQKDRGREMGGRRYSPQDEGRTHSKDPGRPRERYSPSELEREADRASLSRERSRPNERKRGSPPLSPKGRGRKEGSQSKRPSSRSRSPARRTPPRQYLDPARSPSPRRATRRASPARSPPTSHRDRDRERDRDRDRSRDRDRDRDRSRERDRDRDRDRDRSRDRNRDRDRSRDRNRDRDRNRDRERERLRERERDRGRAGDRDRSRERRTRSSRSRTPRRRSPLYRSRRSPSPAYRRRSSRSLSRERERERERERQREREKEREKERNREQEREREREKEREKEREKNARPPPCRSPSSSSTSSSSSSSSSSSSPSPQRKVNAEKGIKLDSQKDRKASDNRDRNREPEKLKSRSPTPPPSRDTRGPPNRSGHRSRSKEPPHRSRSPAVSQSETREPSRGRSRGQSPAEHHPAQNQERSTRAEDAVNGGPEKDVIGQRKNSRSSSSSSSSSSSSSSSSSSDSSDSEAEKGKGPGKAVAAQRSSSSSSSSSASDKEAKKKSPPRRTRVPADSLRDSRSLSYSPPARLRKTARSPPEPRRSRSRSPRSRRSK from the exons CGTGACAGAGACCCACGCCCTCGCTGCCGCCAACCAGCAGAAGAACGACCGGCTAAGAGCCGCCTTCGGCATCGATGCCGACTACGTGGACGGCTCCTCGTTCCACCCGGATCGCAAAGAGCGTGAGAAGGAAAAGCGGGAGCAGGAGAAGCTGGAAcgggagaagcagcagcagcagcagcagcagcaacagcagcagcagcagcagcagagataCCA GTTAGAAGAGTCCGAGGAGTCCGACTCATCAACTCGAAAACAGAGccgaaagaagaaaagaaagaaaggcaaaaGCAGAGAGAG tTCTGAAAGTCCTTCTCCTTCGCCTCGACGGGAAAAGAAGaagagcaagaagaagaagaagaaaag ggaGGAACTGGTGGAGAGTGACAAAGTGAG TTCATCTGAGGACAGACAGGTGtcgaagaggaagaggaagagtagCAGAAATGATACCCCGCCCCTCACAAAGAGCCGAAAGAAACGCAGTGCATCATCCAGCTCCGCTCACAG TGACTCTCCTGCTCCACCCAAGGAGAGGCAACAGAATCGGCCAGTGACTAGGCCAGAGGAGAGCCGGAAGGGCAGGTCACCAGGTCGCAGGGGTCATGGCCGACACGACGAGAGCCCAGACAGGAGGGAAGGTAGAGAG aggtCTCCGAGACATTCCAGGTCCCTTGAACGAAATAAGCGAGACAGggagaaggaaagggagagagaaaaagaaaaagccgcGAGAGGACGGCATGACTCCTTGTCTCCGTCTCCACCCCCGAAACAGCAGAGGGACAGGAGGCCACGGAGCGAGGAGCAAGAGAAGGCACCTCCCAGGAGAAGGCATgactcctcctctcactctccttctcccaGACAGCAGAAGGAAGGGAAGCAGAGGAGCACAGAGAAGGAGcgtgaggaggagaggaggaagacggACCGGCAGCAAAGACGACACGACTCCTCATCATCGCCGTCaccacagaaagacagagcttGGAGAGGACGGAGCAGCGAGAAGGAGAAAAGGCCTTCACCGACCGCACATTTGGACAGGGCCAGGGACGGAGGGCgagacagggacaggcagaGGGACAGGGGAGGGGTCCCCACTAGTCGGAAAGACGACCGGGGAAGAGGGAGTGATAAAGtcagggagagggaaggagccGGAACTAGTGACTCTGCGTCCCCCGCACGGTGCTCGCCGCCCTCAAGGCCCaagcagaaagaaacagagcGCAACAGGGAccgagaggagcagagggagagggaggaggcaCGCCGACGAGAGGACAAGAGGAGGAAAGAACGAGACTCGGGGAGGGAAGAGGCGTCTGGCTCGGGCAGGCAGCCTTCAAACGGGAAGCACTCGGAGGAGAGACCGTTGGGGAGGGACGGAGAAATAGACAGGAGGACCGAGCGTGACAAGGTCCCAGTGGAGAGAAACGACAAGGGGGTGAGGGATGGGGAGGAGAGGCTGGGAAGAGCGCGGGACCAGAgcctgcaggaggaggagagagacaaggaaCAGATGAAACCTGGCAAACGACAAGACaaaaaagaggaggaggtgaagaaaAGCAAGACCAAAGctgccagcagcagcagcggcagcagtggcagcagtgacagcagcagcagcagcgatAGTGACAGTGacagctcctcttcctcctcctcttcctcctcctcttcctcctcgtcatcgtcctcctcctcatcctcctcatcctcggACGATGAAAAGAAGGAGAAGGCAGCCACCGATGGGAACAGCGGTTTTGGTAAGCTGGTGCCTCACGCTCTGATGGCTCAGGCTGTGgctcagagagaggagaaaggaggaaGGGAAGTGGAAACGGAGAGGGAGAAGACCTCCCCCGCAGAGAGGAGGAGCGCTGTCTCTACACCAGCTCAACCCGTCCATGCTCCACAAATCAGGGACGAGGAGAGGGACAAGGGAGGCCGGGAGACGACCAGAGACAGGAGGCTGACGCCATCAACACCTCCACAGAGAGCGGCCCAGAGGGAGAGCCACTTGGAGAGGGAAAGGGATCGTGGGAAAGAGAGGTACACTCCCACAGAAATCTCCAGCCCTCCTCCGTCCCCTCAGAAGGACAGGGGGCGAGAGATGGGAGGGAGGAGGTACAGCCCCCAGGATGAGGGCAGGACCCACAGCAAAGATCCTGGAAGGCCCAGAGAAAGATACTCCCCCTCAGAGCTCGAGCGTGAAGCAGACCGCGCCTCACtcagcagggagaggagcagaccAAATGAGAGAAAACGGGGGTCACCACCCCTCTCACCGAAAGGCAGAGGACGGAAGGAGGGGTCACAGAGCAAACGGCCTTCGTCTCGCTCCCGGTCTCCAGCACGACGCACTCCACCTCGGCAGTACCTAGATCCTGCCCGCTCCCCCAGCCCAAGGCGAGCAACCAGGAGAGCCTCCCCAGCACGGAGCCCCCCTACCTCACACAGGGACAGGGACCGGGAACGGGACAGGGACCGAGACCGCAGccgggacagggacagggaccgAGACCGCAGCCGGGAacgggacagggacagggacagggaccgAGACCGCAGCCGGGACAGGAACCGCGACCGAGACCGCAGCCGGGACAGGAACCGCGACCGAGACAGGAACCGGGACCGGGAAAGGGAGCGTctcagggagagggagcgagacagagggagggCAGGAGACAGAGATCGCTCCCGAGAGAGGCGAACGAGGAGTAGCAGGTCACGAACGCCACGTAGACGCAGCCCCCTCTACAG GTCACGTCGTTCTCCTTCTCCTGCCTACCGGCGCAGAAGTAGCCGGTCTCTGTccagagagcgggagagagagcgggagagagagaggcagagggagcgagagaaggaaagagaaaaagagaggaatcgtgagcaagagagagagcgcgaacGGGAGAAAGAGcgggagaaagaaagggagaagaaTGCAAGACCACCTCCATGCcgctctccctcctcttcctctacatcatcctcctcctcaagttcatcctcctcatcctcaccctctCCTCAGAGGAAGGTGAATGCAGAGAAAGGGATAAAGCTTGATTCCCAGAAGGACCGAAAAGCAAGCGATaacagggacagaaacagagaaccTGAGAAGTTAAAGTCTCGttcccccacccctccaccctcacgAGACACACGTGGCCCACCTAACCGGTCTGGCCATAGATCCCGCTCAAAGGAACCTCCTCACCGTTCCAGATCACCAgctgtcagccaatcagaaacaagGGAGCCATCCAGGGGAAGATCACGGGGCCAGTCACCAGCGGAGCATCACCCAGCTCAAAACCAAGAACGCTCAACCAGAGCGGAGGATGCAGTGAATGGAGGACCCGAGAAGGATGTCATAGGGCAACGGAAGAACAGTAGGAGCAGCTCTAGTTCTTcgtcatcctcctcttcctcatcgtCATCCTCGTCATCGGATAGCTCTGACTCTGAGGCAGAGAAGGGGAAGGG GCCTGGCAAAGCAGTTGCAGCTCAACGgtcttcctcatcttcctcatcctcatcagcCAGTGACAAggaagcaaaaaagaaaag CCCTCCCCGCAGGACGAGGGTGCCTGCAGACTCTCTGAGGGACTCCAGATCCCTCAGCTACTCTCCCCCTGCTCGGCTGCGCAAGACTGCCCGCTCTCCTCCTGAGCCAAG gaggTCCAGAAGCAGATCTCCACGTAGCAGACGGAGTAAATGA
- the thoc6 gene encoding THO complex subunit 6 homolog isoform X2 codes for MGPVELLHMSVFSQTFSPCGRFLAAGNNYGEIAVFSLSAALSPDATGMSQKPILTFAAHEGPVFSLISTDTHLLSAGNGEISAWSWAELTKRSTKALWTRRPNYKTSLEIPEINAMIVNSKDNSLIVGGGDNNIHIMDMETGTFKSVLQGHKDYIHCLSFREREGELLSGGEDGAVRIWDARTGQTVHCIEVFKYELCGGGPALSLWHLRSMSPTSVFSLAGCQREAVFYQDLILTVGEGPYVSHCVPGGTVKAQIPSSSPSLNTLTLNLNSNEHRVMTTAGSSDQIDVFTNFSYRAFSLSF; via the exons atgggCCCAGTTGAG CTTCTCCACATGTCCGTGTTCTCGCAGACGTTCTCCCCCTGCGGTCGTTTTTTGGCAGCTGGTAATAACTACGGAGAGATCGCTGTGTTCAG CCTGTCCGCTGCTCTGAGCCCAGACGCAACAGGCATGAGTCAGAAACCCATTCTCACGTTTGCTG CCCATGAGGGCCCTGTGTTCTCCCTGATCTCCACAGACACGCATCTCCTGAGTGCGGGCAACGGTGAAATCAGTGCATGGAGCTGGGCTGAGCTCACCAAGAGG AGCACCAAAGCTTTATGGACAAGGAGACCCAATTATAA AACCAGCCTTGAGATTCCAGAGATCAATGCTATGATTGTCAATTCAAAA GACAACAGCTTGATAGTTGGCGGGGGTGACAATAACATTCACATCATGGATATGGAAACCGGGACCTTCAAG TCTGTACTGCAGGGCCACAAAGACTACATCCACTGCCTGTCtttcagggagagagagggggagcttCTCTCAGGTGGAGAGGATGGGGCGGTCAGGATATGGG ACGCTCGGACAGGCCAAACGGTGCACTGTATTGAGGTATTTAAGTATGAG CTCTGTGGAGGAGGcccggctctctctctctggcacctGCGCTCCATGTCTCCTACCTCCGTCTTCTCTCTAGCTGGCTGCCAGAGAGAGGCTGTCTTCTACCAGGACCTG ATCCTGACAGTAGGCGAGGGGCCGTACGTGTCCCACTGTGTTCCGGGAGGCACCGTAAAGGCTCAGATCCCGTCCAGTTCCCCCTCACTCAACACGCTTACCCTGAACCTCAACAGCAATGAACACAGG GTAATGACAACTGCAGGCAGTAGTGACCAGATCGATGTTTTCACCAACTTCTCCTACAGagccttctctctgtctttctga
- the srrm2 gene encoding serine/arginine repetitive matrix protein 2 isoform X1 has translation MYNGIGLTTPRGSGTNGYVQRNLSSVRAKRNRDERGGLKDEKDRERLESQLNRQPNADILEHQRKRQLEVKCAELQDMMEEQGYSAEEIDEKVNSFRMMLQEKQEPPPPPTEKPTVTETHALAAANQQKNDRLRAAFGIDADYVDGSSFHPDRKEREKEKREQEKLEREKQQQQQQQQQQQQQQQRYQLEESEESDSSTRKQSRKKKRKKGKSRESSESPSPSPRREKKKSKKKKKKREELVESDKVSSSSEDRQVSKRKRKSSRNDTPPLTKSRKKRSASSSSAHSDSPAPPKERQQNRPVTRPEESRKGRSPGRRGHGRHDESPDRREGRERSPRHSRSLERNKRDREKEREREKEKAARGRHDSLSPSPPPKQQRDRRPRSEEQEKAPPRRRHDSSSHSPSPRQQKEGKQRSTEKEREEERRKTDRQQRRHDSSSSPSPQKDRAWRGRSSEKEKRPSPTAHLDRARDGGRDRDRQRDRGGVPTSRKDDRGRGSDKVREREGAGTSDSASPARCSPPSRPKQKETERNRDREEQREREEARRREDKRRKERDSGREEASGSGRQPSNGKHSEERPLGRDGEIDRRTERDKVPVERNDKGVRDGEERLGRARDQSLQEEERDKEQMKPGKRQDKKEEEVKKSKTKAASSSSGSSGSSDSSSSSDSDSDSSSSSSSSSSSSSSSSSSSSSSSSSDDEKKEKAATDGNSGFGKLVPHALMAQAVAQREEKGGREVETEREKTSPAERRSAVSTPAQPVHAPQIRDEERDKGGRETTRDRRLTPSTPPQRAAQRESHLERERDRGKERYTPTEISSPPPSPQKDRGREMGGRRYSPQDEGRTHSKDPGRPRERYSPSELEREADRASLSRERSRPNERKRGSPPLSPKGRGRKEGSQSKRPSSRSRSPARRTPPRQYLDPARSPSPRRATRRASPARSPPTSHRDRDRERDRDRDRSRDRDRDRDRSRERDRDRDRDRDRSRDRNRDRDRSRDRNRDRDRNRDRERERLRERERDRGRAGDRDRSRERRTRSSRSRTPRRRSPLYRSRRSPSPAYRRRSSRSLSRERERERERERQREREKEREKERNREQEREREREKEREKEREKNARPPPCRSPSSSSTSSSSSSSSSSSSPSPQRKVNAEKGIKLDSQKDRKASDNRDRNREPEKLKSRSPTPPPSRDTRGPPNRSGHRSRSKEPPHRSRSPAVSQSETREPSRGRSRGQSPAEHHPAQNQERSTRAEDAVNGGPEKDVIGQRKNSRSSSSSSSSSSSSSSSSSSDSSDSEAEKGKGPGKAVAAQRSSSSSSSSSASDKEAKKKSPPRRTRVPADSLRDSRSLSYSPPARLRKTARSPPEPRRSRSRSPRSRRSK, from the exons CGTGACAGAGACCCACGCCCTCGCTGCCGCCAACCAGCAGAAGAACGACCGGCTAAGAGCCGCCTTCGGCATCGATGCCGACTACGTGGACGGCTCCTCGTTCCACCCGGATCGCAAAGAGCGTGAGAAGGAAAAGCGGGAGCAGGAGAAGCTGGAAcgggagaagcagcagcagcagcagcagcagcaacagcagcagcagcagcagcagagataCCA GTTAGAAGAGTCCGAGGAGTCCGACTCATCAACTCGAAAACAGAGccgaaagaagaaaagaaagaaaggcaaaaGCAGAGAGAG tTCTGAAAGTCCTTCTCCTTCGCCTCGACGGGAAAAGAAGaagagcaagaagaagaagaagaaaag ggaGGAACTGGTGGAGAGTGACAAAGTGAG CAGTTCATCTGAGGACAGACAGGTGtcgaagaggaagaggaagagtagCAGAAATGATACCCCGCCCCTCACAAAGAGCCGAAAGAAACGCAGTGCATCATCCAGCTCCGCTCACAG TGACTCTCCTGCTCCACCCAAGGAGAGGCAACAGAATCGGCCAGTGACTAGGCCAGAGGAGAGCCGGAAGGGCAGGTCACCAGGTCGCAGGGGTCATGGCCGACACGACGAGAGCCCAGACAGGAGGGAAGGTAGAGAG aggtCTCCGAGACATTCCAGGTCCCTTGAACGAAATAAGCGAGACAGggagaaggaaagggagagagaaaaagaaaaagccgcGAGAGGACGGCATGACTCCTTGTCTCCGTCTCCACCCCCGAAACAGCAGAGGGACAGGAGGCCACGGAGCGAGGAGCAAGAGAAGGCACCTCCCAGGAGAAGGCATgactcctcctctcactctccttctcccaGACAGCAGAAGGAAGGGAAGCAGAGGAGCACAGAGAAGGAGcgtgaggaggagaggaggaagacggACCGGCAGCAAAGACGACACGACTCCTCATCATCGCCGTCaccacagaaagacagagcttGGAGAGGACGGAGCAGCGAGAAGGAGAAAAGGCCTTCACCGACCGCACATTTGGACAGGGCCAGGGACGGAGGGCgagacagggacaggcagaGGGACAGGGGAGGGGTCCCCACTAGTCGGAAAGACGACCGGGGAAGAGGGAGTGATAAAGtcagggagagggaaggagccGGAACTAGTGACTCTGCGTCCCCCGCACGGTGCTCGCCGCCCTCAAGGCCCaagcagaaagaaacagagcGCAACAGGGAccgagaggagcagagggagagggaggaggcaCGCCGACGAGAGGACAAGAGGAGGAAAGAACGAGACTCGGGGAGGGAAGAGGCGTCTGGCTCGGGCAGGCAGCCTTCAAACGGGAAGCACTCGGAGGAGAGACCGTTGGGGAGGGACGGAGAAATAGACAGGAGGACCGAGCGTGACAAGGTCCCAGTGGAGAGAAACGACAAGGGGGTGAGGGATGGGGAGGAGAGGCTGGGAAGAGCGCGGGACCAGAgcctgcaggaggaggagagagacaaggaaCAGATGAAACCTGGCAAACGACAAGACaaaaaagaggaggaggtgaagaaaAGCAAGACCAAAGctgccagcagcagcagcggcagcagtggcagcagtgacagcagcagcagcagcgatAGTGACAGTGacagctcctcttcctcctcctcttcctcctcctcttcctcctcgtcatcgtcctcctcctcatcctcctcatcctcggACGATGAAAAGAAGGAGAAGGCAGCCACCGATGGGAACAGCGGTTTTGGTAAGCTGGTGCCTCACGCTCTGATGGCTCAGGCTGTGgctcagagagaggagaaaggaggaaGGGAAGTGGAAACGGAGAGGGAGAAGACCTCCCCCGCAGAGAGGAGGAGCGCTGTCTCTACACCAGCTCAACCCGTCCATGCTCCACAAATCAGGGACGAGGAGAGGGACAAGGGAGGCCGGGAGACGACCAGAGACAGGAGGCTGACGCCATCAACACCTCCACAGAGAGCGGCCCAGAGGGAGAGCCACTTGGAGAGGGAAAGGGATCGTGGGAAAGAGAGGTACACTCCCACAGAAATCTCCAGCCCTCCTCCGTCCCCTCAGAAGGACAGGGGGCGAGAGATGGGAGGGAGGAGGTACAGCCCCCAGGATGAGGGCAGGACCCACAGCAAAGATCCTGGAAGGCCCAGAGAAAGATACTCCCCCTCAGAGCTCGAGCGTGAAGCAGACCGCGCCTCACtcagcagggagaggagcagaccAAATGAGAGAAAACGGGGGTCACCACCCCTCTCACCGAAAGGCAGAGGACGGAAGGAGGGGTCACAGAGCAAACGGCCTTCGTCTCGCTCCCGGTCTCCAGCACGACGCACTCCACCTCGGCAGTACCTAGATCCTGCCCGCTCCCCCAGCCCAAGGCGAGCAACCAGGAGAGCCTCCCCAGCACGGAGCCCCCCTACCTCACACAGGGACAGGGACCGGGAACGGGACAGGGACCGAGACCGCAGccgggacagggacagggaccgAGACCGCAGCCGGGAacgggacagggacagggacagggaccgAGACCGCAGCCGGGACAGGAACCGCGACCGAGACCGCAGCCGGGACAGGAACCGCGACCGAGACAGGAACCGGGACCGGGAAAGGGAGCGTctcagggagagggagcgagacagagggagggCAGGAGACAGAGATCGCTCCCGAGAGAGGCGAACGAGGAGTAGCAGGTCACGAACGCCACGTAGACGCAGCCCCCTCTACAG GTCACGTCGTTCTCCTTCTCCTGCCTACCGGCGCAGAAGTAGCCGGTCTCTGTccagagagcgggagagagagcgggagagagagaggcagagggagcgagagaaggaaagagaaaaagagaggaatcgtgagcaagagagagagcgcgaacGGGAGAAAGAGcgggagaaagaaagggagaagaaTGCAAGACCACCTCCATGCcgctctccctcctcttcctctacatcatcctcctcctcaagttcatcctcctcatcctcaccctctCCTCAGAGGAAGGTGAATGCAGAGAAAGGGATAAAGCTTGATTCCCAGAAGGACCGAAAAGCAAGCGATaacagggacagaaacagagaaccTGAGAAGTTAAAGTCTCGttcccccacccctccaccctcacgAGACACACGTGGCCCACCTAACCGGTCTGGCCATAGATCCCGCTCAAAGGAACCTCCTCACCGTTCCAGATCACCAgctgtcagccaatcagaaacaagGGAGCCATCCAGGGGAAGATCACGGGGCCAGTCACCAGCGGAGCATCACCCAGCTCAAAACCAAGAACGCTCAACCAGAGCGGAGGATGCAGTGAATGGAGGACCCGAGAAGGATGTCATAGGGCAACGGAAGAACAGTAGGAGCAGCTCTAGTTCTTcgtcatcctcctcttcctcatcgtCATCCTCGTCATCGGATAGCTCTGACTCTGAGGCAGAGAAGGGGAAGGG GCCTGGCAAAGCAGTTGCAGCTCAACGgtcttcctcatcttcctcatcctcatcagcCAGTGACAAggaagcaaaaaagaaaag CCCTCCCCGCAGGACGAGGGTGCCTGCAGACTCTCTGAGGGACTCCAGATCCCTCAGCTACTCTCCCCCTGCTCGGCTGCGCAAGACTGCCCGCTCTCCTCCTGAGCCAAG gaggTCCAGAAGCAGATCTCCACGTAGCAGACGGAGTAAATGA
- the thoc6 gene encoding THO complex subunit 6 homolog isoform X1: MGPVELLHMSVFSQTFSPCGRFLAAGNNYGEIAVFSLSAALSPDATGMSQKPILTFAAHEGPVFSLISTDTHLLSAGNGEISAWSWAELTKRSTKALWTRRPNYKTSLEIPEINAMIVNSKDNSLIVGGGDNNIHIMDMETGTFKSVLQGHKDYIHCLSFREREGELLSGGEDGAVRIWDARTGQTVHCIEVFKYEECTRPQFGKWIGCLTTDSDWMLCGGGPALSLWHLRSMSPTSVFSLAGCQREAVFYQDLILTVGEGPYVSHCVPGGTVKAQIPSSSPSLNTLTLNLNSNEHRVMTTAGSSDQIDVFTNFSYRAFSLSF; the protein is encoded by the exons atgggCCCAGTTGAG CTTCTCCACATGTCCGTGTTCTCGCAGACGTTCTCCCCCTGCGGTCGTTTTTTGGCAGCTGGTAATAACTACGGAGAGATCGCTGTGTTCAG CCTGTCCGCTGCTCTGAGCCCAGACGCAACAGGCATGAGTCAGAAACCCATTCTCACGTTTGCTG CCCATGAGGGCCCTGTGTTCTCCCTGATCTCCACAGACACGCATCTCCTGAGTGCGGGCAACGGTGAAATCAGTGCATGGAGCTGGGCTGAGCTCACCAAGAGG AGCACCAAAGCTTTATGGACAAGGAGACCCAATTATAA AACCAGCCTTGAGATTCCAGAGATCAATGCTATGATTGTCAATTCAAAA GACAACAGCTTGATAGTTGGCGGGGGTGACAATAACATTCACATCATGGATATGGAAACCGGGACCTTCAAG TCTGTACTGCAGGGCCACAAAGACTACATCCACTGCCTGTCtttcagggagagagagggggagcttCTCTCAGGTGGAGAGGATGGGGCGGTCAGGATATGGG ACGCTCGGACAGGCCAAACGGTGCACTGTATTGAGGTATTTAAGTATGAG GAATGCACCCGCCCCCAGTTTGGGAAGTGGATTGGCTGCCTTACGACAGACTCTGATTGGATG CTCTGTGGAGGAGGcccggctctctctctctggcacctGCGCTCCATGTCTCCTACCTCCGTCTTCTCTCTAGCTGGCTGCCAGAGAGAGGCTGTCTTCTACCAGGACCTG ATCCTGACAGTAGGCGAGGGGCCGTACGTGTCCCACTGTGTTCCGGGAGGCACCGTAAAGGCTCAGATCCCGTCCAGTTCCCCCTCACTCAACACGCTTACCCTGAACCTCAACAGCAATGAACACAGG GTAATGACAACTGCAGGCAGTAGTGACCAGATCGATGTTTTCACCAACTTCTCCTACAGagccttctctctgtctttctga